In Paenibacillus hexagrammi, the following are encoded in one genomic region:
- a CDS encoding DUF6155 family protein encodes MTKISIPDLKKQLKTYKAEELVSIIIDCYKSNNDVKKYIHMMLDPESTENQLFDEAKDKILHQFYPKRGEPKLKLAEAKKAITEFGKLSNNLAKTIDLMIYYVELGVEFTNDYGDMYESYYSSMVSMYQNALNKISADNGIGLYLRFQGRLKAIVRNTDGIGWGFHDGLADLFYDFAVDYEDEPEAE; translated from the coding sequence ATGACCAAGATATCGATTCCAGATCTTAAAAAGCAATTAAAAACCTACAAAGCTGAGGAACTTGTCTCCATTATTATCGACTGTTATAAATCAAATAACGATGTGAAAAAGTACATCCACATGATGCTGGACCCTGAAAGTACGGAAAATCAGTTATTTGATGAGGCTAAGGACAAAATTCTGCACCAGTTTTACCCAAAACGGGGTGAACCCAAGCTTAAGCTGGCAGAAGCCAAGAAAGCCATTACCGAGTTTGGTAAACTAAGCAATAATCTTGCTAAAACAATAGATTTAATGATCTACTATGTTGAGTTAGGTGTGGAGTTTACCAACGATTACGGAGATATGTATGAATCGTATTATTCCAGTATGGTATCTATGTACCAGAATGCATTAAATAAAATCAGCGCGGATAACGGGATAGGACTGTATCTTAGGTTTCAAGGAAGGTTAAAGGCGATTGTTCGCAATACAGACGGAATCGGTTGGGGGTTTCATGATGGGTTAGCTGATCTGTTTTACGATTTTGCCGTAGACTATGAGGACGAACCAGAGGCGGAGTAA
- a CDS encoding pectinesterase family protein: protein MQWNGGTSRRYITIDNVAAGDKVTVYGGLSAGSTEQIHLVYEGPDGGTQDDQLDFATTPARYDFIAKYTGKYQIYVSASASGKPYFHRVVRTPGVHLSGIVNVNNHSLPTGYSLNFTNQSTNDTTNVSVNGDNSFDAVLAPGYTYVATLKDMTEYAISDSTKVIQVSASDITAGIQDIGFDVVTNSLATISGHIVGVDNGYDVSGLQIQLNPPTGSLAASVTAVVDTAAMTFTAGVQQGVSYTAELLGANDYEISSGGSVYIIHDTNQDMNVVKKMMYPATGAFQGLSPTAQIQSITFTNEDDGYTYTGTVANGGYSVSLRDGAYRISAVCTEDYSTIGHVVVSGQAVSKDILFEPVNPTVEPLAWVPDLYVGDSSHSGSFDTVKDALDAAARMNPTDEAHRITIHIAPGVYRAQLKIATPYITLASLDPTQEVKITWYYGIGYKYYSLGTDGWYNSALAFDQYDKHTADKWGATVYLTSAATAFRAEHIVFENSFSKYVTQEELDDGVQLGNVAGSTIAVERTASLDVTSRAAQERAAAMAIDADNVEFNDCSFIGGQDTLYTGGDGTHSMYVKDSYIEGNTDFIYGDGNVVFDHARLNFSGYSDSTQAGYLTAAKDSAAYGYVFVNSTITATHSDQSSFFGRPWGAGARVTFMNTQLQSSTVIDPAGWTSMSGAQPQNAHFAEYNTTYNGAPVDTSGRVVPALLDPTSVPSITTYFGPDWTPHYYTPAITAVLSATAGDREANLYWNTVTGATYYDVKRGTTSGVYDTVLSHLTGTSYKDTGLTNGTAYYYVVTAANDSGVLSTSNEVSVVPEVARPAAPTGVSVIAGDSKAQLSWNTVTGATYYNVKRGTTSGTYITVASHLTDTAYTDFGLTNGITYYYVVTASNSGSESVESDEVHVTPAVPPANDDNTAFTSQDIGPVGAQGGASYDRSANEFTVTGAGAIASGYTAADLDGLQFVGLSSKLSGDGTIIAKVKSFDIGGASAPFIGLQARTSLDANSNNASVIIKPTASSNGRSASYIPYYEYRDVTQGKNTTSTTASAVSSAADGSFYLKLAYQGSKLADGDTTTSTYYRSYIGQVDSSGTIQWTPAKSTSTKSAVSNSYYIGMYVVSNDPTNAVTVNFENVTIENSYDTAESTPLTDLDGLAAPTWAGTGSVTPAVAANGDLTLTWNPAYDNAGVAKYNIYEGSNLVGSTADGKATSFTVTKAMMTSFDAAFDPTTKAYRFTVQAVDTAGKESTDGPSTSSDIVPPAWTSGNLHATSVTQNKVNLTWTGASDSTGVTGYKVYDITDSANPVMIAAVDGHTTSYSVTRLNSSTNYVFKIEAGDSSENWSSDGPSLPVSTTAPIDDHEVPTWPSGQVTSSNETQTGLTLTWTHADDNVGVEKYKIYQGDSAVPVATVDGAVTTSDLTSLTPSTSYTFTVEAVDEAGNSSTDGPSVQVVTPAAPSWQAASLTASNTISAQPNQAGPVYTATLHDSVTLTWSGATDPIGVTGYAIFQQGVSAPIATVDASSDMYTVVGLTAGASYAFKVEALDDAGCMSTDGPSVEVTLPSTDAALLPPQHVSVPTLAYDDTSITLVWTKPDNYAEADIADYNVYMDGVKIGSANQNTASPAKSFIDSFYADSSNSEAVRISNHTYTVTGLTPNTTHTFVVRSVDSSGNESADSNSVTQATAATPQVFDVTDYGAVGDGATVDTAAIQAAIDATPEGGKVVIPAGQTFVSGSLWINKSNITFEVNGTLKASENAADFPYPDPTHQSAVKTYSLINAISTDTVLENIRFTGTGTIDGNGWKQDTPDADGFPVSLKKQLRHRCDQRYSCSGAV from the coding sequence TTGCAATGGAACGGGGGGACATCAAGAAGATATATAACGATCGACAATGTTGCGGCCGGGGATAAGGTTACGGTTTACGGCGGATTAAGCGCCGGAAGCACGGAGCAGATTCATCTTGTTTATGAGGGTCCGGATGGCGGTACCCAAGATGATCAGCTGGATTTTGCAACAACGCCGGCCAGATATGATTTTATTGCAAAGTATACGGGTAAATACCAGATCTACGTGTCAGCTTCAGCCAGTGGAAAGCCTTATTTCCACCGTGTTGTCAGAACACCAGGGGTTCATCTTAGCGGAATTGTTAACGTGAACAATCATTCGCTGCCTACTGGTTACAGTCTCAATTTCACCAATCAGTCAACCAACGACACAACGAATGTAAGCGTGAATGGTGACAATTCCTTTGATGCTGTTCTCGCTCCAGGCTACACGTACGTTGCCACGCTGAAGGATATGACGGAATACGCGATTTCGGATTCAACGAAGGTGATCCAAGTATCTGCTTCCGATATTACGGCAGGAATTCAAGATATCGGTTTCGATGTGGTCACGAACAGCCTCGCTACCATCAGCGGACATATCGTTGGTGTTGACAACGGTTACGATGTCAGTGGGCTCCAGATCCAATTGAACCCTCCGACGGGCAGTCTCGCCGCATCGGTTACGGCTGTTGTGGATACGGCGGCGATGACTTTTACAGCTGGTGTTCAACAAGGGGTTTCCTACACGGCTGAATTGTTGGGGGCAAACGATTATGAGATTTCCTCCGGCGGCAGTGTGTATATCATTCATGATACGAATCAAGATATGAACGTTGTTAAGAAAATGATGTATCCAGCGACTGGAGCCTTTCAAGGCTTGTCCCCTACCGCCCAAATTCAAAGCATCACATTTACGAATGAGGATGATGGATACACCTATACAGGTACAGTGGCTAACGGCGGATATTCGGTCAGTCTCCGAGACGGTGCTTACCGTATATCCGCGGTTTGTACGGAGGATTACAGCACCATCGGTCATGTTGTTGTGAGCGGTCAAGCTGTAAGCAAGGACATTTTGTTCGAGCCGGTAAATCCAACTGTCGAGCCGCTTGCGTGGGTTCCTGATCTCTACGTAGGGGACAGCTCCCATTCAGGCAGCTTTGATACGGTGAAGGATGCCCTGGATGCGGCCGCTCGGATGAATCCGACGGATGAGGCGCATCGCATTACCATTCATATCGCGCCAGGTGTATACAGAGCGCAGCTGAAAATAGCCACTCCTTATATCACTCTCGCAAGCCTAGACCCTACTCAGGAGGTCAAAATCACCTGGTATTACGGCATTGGCTACAAATATTACAGCCTTGGCACCGATGGTTGGTACAATTCGGCTCTTGCTTTTGATCAATATGACAAGCACACTGCTGATAAGTGGGGCGCTACCGTTTACCTGACCAGTGCCGCTACAGCCTTCAGAGCCGAACATATTGTATTTGAAAATTCATTCAGCAAATACGTCACCCAGGAAGAACTGGATGACGGTGTTCAGCTTGGTAACGTCGCTGGCAGTACAATCGCTGTAGAGCGAACGGCATCTCTGGATGTTACTTCGAGAGCGGCTCAAGAAAGAGCTGCGGCTATGGCGATCGATGCGGACAACGTGGAGTTTAACGACTGCAGCTTTATTGGCGGGCAGGATACGCTTTATACGGGCGGAGACGGTACCCACAGCATGTACGTTAAGGACAGCTACATAGAGGGAAATACAGATTTCATTTATGGCGATGGCAATGTTGTGTTTGATCATGCTAGGCTGAATTTTTCCGGGTATAGTGACTCCACGCAAGCTGGTTATTTAACAGCAGCTAAAGATTCGGCGGCCTATGGATATGTATTTGTAAATAGCACAATAACGGCTACGCACAGCGATCAGTCCAGCTTCTTTGGAAGACCTTGGGGAGCAGGAGCGAGGGTTACTTTTATGAATACCCAGCTTCAAAGCAGTACGGTCATTGATCCCGCAGGCTGGACCTCAATGAGCGGTGCTCAGCCACAAAACGCACACTTTGCTGAGTACAACACGACTTATAACGGTGCGCCGGTTGACACGTCGGGTCGAGTGGTTCCTGCATTGTTGGACCCAACGTCCGTTCCAAGTATAACGACTTATTTCGGACCCGACTGGACTCCTCATTATTACACGCCAGCAATCACAGCGGTCCTTTCAGCGACTGCAGGGGATCGTGAGGCCAATCTTTACTGGAATACGGTAACAGGTGCAACCTATTACGATGTGAAGCGTGGAACAACAAGCGGCGTGTACGATACGGTGTTGAGCCATCTGACAGGCACAAGCTACAAGGACACCGGTTTGACCAACGGTACAGCATATTATTATGTGGTAACGGCTGCTAACGATTCCGGTGTGCTTTCGACCTCGAATGAGGTCAGTGTGGTACCGGAGGTGGCAAGGCCTGCAGCGCCAACAGGTGTCTCGGTGATTGCCGGCGATTCGAAAGCCCAGTTGAGCTGGAATACGGTAACGGGTGCAACCTATTACAATGTGAAGCGCGGAACCACAAGCGGCACTTACATTACGGTCGCAAGCCATCTTACAGACACCGCCTATACAGACTTCGGGCTGACCAACGGAATCACGTATTACTATGTTGTGACGGCTTCGAATTCAGGCAGCGAGAGTGTGGAATCTGACGAGGTGCATGTGACACCGGCCGTACCTCCGGCCAATGACGACAATACAGCCTTTACAAGCCAAGACATCGGCCCAGTCGGTGCACAGGGAGGCGCGTCCTATGACCGTTCTGCCAATGAATTTACCGTTACAGGCGCCGGTGCGATCGCTTCCGGTTATACCGCGGCAGATTTGGATGGCTTACAATTTGTCGGACTAAGCTCCAAGCTTAGCGGCGACGGTACGATCATCGCAAAGGTGAAAAGCTTTGATATAGGCGGTGCTTCTGCTCCGTTTATTGGATTGCAGGCTAGAACCAGCCTGGATGCCAACAGCAACAATGCAAGTGTGATTATCAAACCAACCGCCTCAAGTAATGGAAGATCAGCTTCCTACATTCCTTATTATGAATATAGAGATGTCACCCAGGGGAAAAACACGACCAGCACCACAGCATCGGCTGTCAGTAGCGCGGCGGACGGAAGCTTTTATTTGAAGCTGGCGTATCAAGGCTCTAAGCTAGCAGACGGGGATACGACAACCTCCACGTATTACCGTTCCTATATCGGTCAAGTGGATTCATCGGGAACCATTCAATGGACGCCTGCCAAATCAACAAGCACAAAATCGGCGGTGTCGAATTCCTACTATATAGGTATGTATGTGGTTTCTAATGACCCGACGAATGCCGTTACCGTTAACTTCGAAAACGTTACGATCGAGAACAGCTACGATACGGCAGAAAGCACACCACTAACCGATTTGGATGGACTGGCAGCTCCAACTTGGGCTGGAACGGGCAGTGTAACACCAGCAGTAGCAGCAAACGGTGACCTTACGTTAACCTGGAACCCAGCTTATGATAACGCAGGTGTAGCGAAATACAACATCTATGAAGGCAGCAATCTGGTGGGCAGTACGGCGGATGGAAAGGCGACTTCATTCACGGTGACAAAAGCCATGATGACGAGCTTTGATGCAGCGTTCGACCCGACGACGAAGGCTTATAGGTTCACGGTGCAAGCTGTAGATACAGCCGGTAAAGAGTCAACGGATGGTCCTTCGACATCCAGTGATATCGTGCCTCCAGCGTGGACATCAGGTAATCTGCATGCAACCTCCGTCACGCAGAACAAAGTAAATCTTACATGGACGGGTGCATCCGACTCTACGGGTGTAACGGGCTATAAAGTGTACGATATTACGGATTCGGCAAATCCTGTTATGATCGCAGCGGTCGACGGCCATACAACCAGTTATTCGGTTACAAGGCTGAATTCCAGTACAAATTATGTATTTAAAATAGAAGCCGGTGATTCATCGGAAAATTGGTCCAGCGACGGCCCAAGCCTGCCGGTATCGACAACAGCTCCAATCGATGATCATGAAGTGCCGACTTGGCCCTCAGGGCAAGTTACTAGCTCTAACGAAACGCAAACCGGATTAACACTTACATGGACTCACGCAGATGATAATGTAGGTGTAGAGAAATATAAGATCTATCAAGGAGACAGCGCGGTGCCTGTGGCAACGGTGGACGGTGCTGTGACCACCAGCGATTTGACGAGTTTGACTCCTTCAACCAGTTATACCTTTACTGTAGAGGCTGTGGATGAAGCGGGTAATAGCTCGACTGACGGCCCCTCTGTACAGGTAGTCACACCAGCGGCGCCGTCCTGGCAAGCTGCTTCATTGACGGCGTCGAATACGATTTCTGCTCAGCCTAACCAGGCGGGACCGGTGTATACAGCCACCCTCCATGATTCCGTAACTTTGACATGGAGCGGCGCAACGGATCCAATAGGCGTAACCGGCTATGCGATCTTCCAGCAAGGCGTATCGGCTCCGATTGCAACTGTGGATGCAAGCAGCGATATGTATACGGTTGTAGGCCTGACTGCAGGTGCTTCCTATGCCTTTAAAGTGGAGGCGCTTGACGATGCAGGATGTATGTCAACGGATGGGCCAAGTGTAGAGGTTACGCTTCCGTCTACAGATGCAGCCTTACTGCCGCCTCAGCATGTATCCGTACCAACTCTAGCGTATGATGACACCAGTATTACCTTAGTGTGGACGAAGCCTGACAACTATGCGGAGGCCGATATTGCGGATTACAACGTTTACATGGACGGAGTTAAAATAGGAAGCGCGAACCAAAATACAGCGTCTCCTGCGAAATCTTTTATCGACAGCTTCTATGCGGATTCCAGTAACAGCGAGGCTGTTCGCATTAGCAATCACACGTATACCGTGACAGGGCTTACTCCGAATACGACACACACCTTTGTAGTCCGATCGGTGGACAGCAGCGGTAATGAATCTGCTGACAGCAATTCCGTTACACAAGCAACGGCCGCGACTCCACAAGTTTTTGATGTTACCGATTATGGTGCTGTCGGTGACGGAGCAACTGTTGATACAGCAGCGATTCAGGCAGCGATTGACGCGACTCCGGAAGGAGGTAAAGTGGTCATCCCTGCAGGACAAACATTTGTATCCGGTTCACTTTGGATCAATAAGAGCAACATCACCTTTGAAGTCAATGGAACACTGAAGGCTTCGGAGAATGCGGCGGATTTCCCTTATCCGGATCCTACTCATCAATCCGCAGTTAAGACTTATTCGTTAATCAATGCTATTTCTACAGATACGGTTCTGGAGAACATCCGTTTTACCGGAACAGGCACTATCGACGGCAATGGGTGGAAGCAGGATACCCCGGATGCAGACGGATTCCCAGTCTCCCTAAAAAAGCAGCTCCGGCACCGTTGCGACCAACGGTATTCTTGCAGCGGCGCAGTATAA
- a CDS encoding S-layer homology domain-containing protein gives MYFGGGLSIVNPSMHTLSVGSTNVTLNGVKIMTFDCNNGDGIDMSGTGLTVINSVFDTGDDDVNFAAGVGAAAEKNHPVENIWIFNNYFRHGHGAVVAGSNTAAWIQNIIAEDNVMNGIGVGLRAKTGAGIGGGARNIVFRDSAMKDVSDGDEYPFEFTSAYPSSTNDPAPDMGRFKHIFVYNVSVDSSTKSAIFVSGTGDAPHEDIHFNKVSFNNTPATSISYLKNSSFTNVSFTNVVKGAEPWAFTNTMNTSVVNDTTAPSWTSGALSAPSISKDSVSLSWNGASDNVSVTAYRLYQDSKLIATVTGSTYPYSVSGLSHNTTYTFTVQAGDAAGNWSINGPSVEVTTKKHKSSDSSNGSGGTTSPADSNEPAESSQDDGTDANLPEQSHKPAPVVAVTPGRPVFDLSDSKSVAVLKEVLTDKLKSSNAPTAFNDVSDHWAAEGIKVFSKLGVVDGYEDGSFKPDANISRGEFAAIVAKAFNIGTGTVYTGTFSDISGNWAKASIMALASNGILNGYEDGTFRADQDITRAEMVAIMSRIIDLSHVQESGSTVFRDIGDSWNKDQIEAAAEAGIINGEDEGSFAPDKSTTRAEALTVLLRSLQLSPEIAALIDSMK, from the coding sequence GTGTACTTTGGGGGCGGGCTTTCGATCGTGAATCCTTCCATGCACACGCTGTCTGTGGGCAGTACCAATGTTACGCTGAACGGGGTCAAAATAATGACCTTCGATTGCAACAACGGCGACGGTATCGATATGAGCGGAACGGGGCTTACGGTCATTAACAGTGTCTTTGACACCGGAGATGACGATGTTAACTTTGCCGCAGGTGTCGGTGCAGCAGCTGAAAAGAATCATCCTGTAGAAAATATCTGGATCTTTAACAACTACTTCCGTCACGGTCATGGAGCCGTAGTGGCAGGCAGCAATACCGCTGCATGGATTCAAAATATCATTGCGGAAGACAATGTCATGAACGGAATCGGCGTTGGACTTCGTGCCAAGACAGGAGCGGGTATCGGCGGCGGAGCCCGAAATATTGTGTTCCGGGATTCGGCCATGAAGGATGTCTCAGATGGGGATGAATACCCGTTCGAATTCACTTCCGCTTATCCGTCCAGCACGAATGATCCGGCACCGGATATGGGCCGCTTCAAGCACATCTTTGTTTATAACGTATCCGTAGACTCTTCTACGAAGAGTGCGATCTTTGTATCGGGAACCGGCGATGCGCCGCATGAGGATATCCATTTTAACAAAGTTTCCTTCAATAACACGCCGGCAACCAGCATTAGTTACTTGAAAAATAGTTCCTTTACAAATGTAAGCTTTACAAATGTTGTGAAAGGCGCAGAACCATGGGCATTCACCAACACCATGAATACCTCTGTGGTCAATGATACAACTGCGCCAAGCTGGACCTCAGGAGCGTTGAGTGCGCCTAGTATCTCCAAAGACAGTGTGAGCCTTTCGTGGAACGGTGCCAGCGATAATGTAAGCGTAACGGCTTACCGCTTGTACCAAGATTCCAAACTGATCGCTACAGTAACTGGAAGCACCTATCCATATAGCGTATCAGGTCTTAGTCATAACACGACGTATACGTTCACCGTTCAGGCAGGAGATGCAGCAGGGAATTGGTCAATCAATGGGCCAAGTGTCGAAGTAACAACTAAAAAACACAAATCCTCCGACTCCTCGAACGGTAGTGGAGGAACAACAAGCCCTGCGGACAGCAACGAACCGGCAGAGTCATCGCAGGATGATGGTACAGATGCGAATCTGCCGGAACAGAGTCACAAGCCTGCACCTGTTGTAGCTGTCACTCCCGGTCGACCGGTCTTCGATCTGTCGGATTCCAAATCGGTTGCCGTATTAAAGGAAGTGTTAACTGATAAGCTCAAATCCTCGAATGCTCCAACAGCCTTCAACGATGTATCTGATCATTGGGCAGCTGAAGGCATCAAGGTTTTCTCCAAGCTTGGGGTCGTCGATGGGTATGAGGACGGTTCCTTTAAGCCGGACGCCAACATTTCCCGAGGCGAGTTCGCAGCCATCGTTGCCAAAGCCTTCAACATAGGCACAGGTACGGTTTATACCGGTACATTCAGCGACATCAGCGGAAATTGGGCGAAGGCTTCCATCATGGCTCTTGCCTCCAACGGTATCCTTAACGGCTACGAAGATGGCACATTCCGCGCGGATCAAGACATTACTCGAGCAGAGATGGTGGCAATCATGTCCAGAATCATCGACTTGAGCCATGTTCAAGAGAGCGGCAGTACGGTCTTCCGCGATATCGGCGATTCTTGGAACAAAGATCAGATTGAGGCTGCTGCTGAAGCGGGTATCATCAACGGCGAAGACGAGGGCTCCTTTGCTCCGGACAAGAGCACGACTCGTGCCGAGGCATTGACCGTCTTACTGCGCTCTCTCCAATTGAGCCCGGAAATCGCAGCGCTGATCGACTCGATGAAATAA
- the cysD gene encoding sulfate adenylyltransferase subunit CysD, translating to MQKQMLDSIDEMTHLDQLEAEAIYIIREVAAECENPVMLYSIGKDSSVMLHLALKAFYPEKPPFPFMHIDTTWKFKEMIEFRDRKAKEFGIQMIVHSNQEGIEQGINPFDHGSAYTDIMKTQALKQGLDKYGFTAAFGGGRRDEEKSRAKERIFSFRNKNHAWDPKNQRPEMWKLFNTRINKGESIRVFPISNWTEKDIWQYIRRENIDIVPLYFAKERPVVERDGHLIMVDDDRMKLEPHEKVEMKKMRFRTLGCYPLTGGAESEADTLDTIIEETLGAVSSERTTRVIDQEAAGSMERRKREGYF from the coding sequence ATGCAAAAGCAAATGCTTGATTCCATAGATGAAATGACGCATCTGGATCAACTCGAGGCTGAAGCGATTTATATTATTCGAGAGGTTGCGGCGGAATGTGAAAATCCAGTGATGCTGTATTCGATCGGGAAGGACAGCTCCGTGATGCTGCATTTGGCGCTGAAGGCATTCTATCCGGAGAAGCCGCCGTTTCCTTTCATGCATATCGATACGACCTGGAAGTTCAAAGAAATGATCGAGTTCCGCGATCGCAAGGCGAAAGAATTCGGCATTCAAATGATTGTTCATTCCAATCAAGAAGGAATTGAACAAGGAATCAATCCCTTTGATCATGGTTCGGCGTATACCGATATTATGAAAACCCAAGCGTTGAAGCAGGGATTGGACAAGTACGGATTTACAGCTGCGTTTGGCGGCGGAAGACGTGACGAGGAGAAATCGCGCGCGAAAGAGCGGATTTTCTCATTCCGTAACAAGAATCATGCTTGGGATCCGAAGAACCAACGCCCGGAAATGTGGAAGCTTTTCAACACAAGAATTAATAAAGGCGAGAGCATCCGCGTGTTCCCGATTTCCAACTGGACGGAAAAAGATATCTGGCAGTACATTCGCAGAGAAAACATTGACATTGTGCCTCTTTATTTCGCGAAAGAAAGACCTGTCGTTGAACGTGATGGACATCTCATCATGGTGGATGATGACCGGATGAAGCTCGAGCCTCATGAGAAGGTTGAAATGAAGAAAATGCGGTTCCGCACACTAGGCTGCTACCCGCTTACAGGCGGTGCTGAGTCGGAGGCCGACACGCTGGATACCATTATCGAGGAGACGCTTGGCGCAGTTTCATCCGAACGGACAACTCGCGTGATTGACCAAGAAGCGGCTGGAAGTATGGAAAGACGGAAACGGGAGGGCTATTTCTAA